A stretch of Shewanella dokdonensis DNA encodes these proteins:
- a CDS encoding tail protein X, translating to MGMTVYSQQGDTLDLLCQRHLGTTRRVTEKALQLNPHLADKGPVLPLGTAVLLPELSEAPAITSHIQLWD from the coding sequence ATGGGCATGACCGTCTACAGCCAGCAGGGCGATACCCTCGACTTATTGTGTCAGCGCCATCTGGGGACTACCCGTCGCGTCACCGAAAAGGCGCTGCAGCTCAACCCGCACCTGGCAGACAAAGGGCCGGTGTTGCCGCTGGGCACGGCGGTTCTGCTGCCAGAGCTCAGCGAAGCGCCCGCCATTACTTCACACATTCAGCTATGGGACTGA
- a CDS encoding N-acetylmuramidase domain-containing protein: MMLQFGAKGHQVKWLQQQLLQQGTVIAMDGDYGEATRQAVLRYQLDNDLPPTGSVGPRMLARLAGKARPELLTLRDLQQAANTLEIALATMVALANVESQGNGFFDNGKAVILYERHIFYRQIAVTDQAQANVLAERYPNLCNPKPGGYIGGANEYSRLRAACSLDMDAAIEACSWGMFQIMGMHWQSLGYDSAIAMSRAMAASEAEQLNALVKFIMADSKLHQALQQRKWGEFAKRYNGPNYQANNYDIKLARSYQQLDVLLKEQGYE; the protein is encoded by the coding sequence ATGATGTTGCAATTTGGGGCCAAAGGGCACCAGGTCAAATGGCTGCAACAGCAGTTGCTGCAGCAAGGCACCGTAATTGCGATGGATGGCGATTATGGCGAGGCCACCCGTCAGGCGGTCCTGCGTTATCAGCTGGACAACGACTTGCCACCGACCGGCAGTGTCGGCCCGCGCATGCTGGCACGGCTTGCGGGCAAGGCCAGACCGGAGTTGCTGACCCTGCGGGATTTACAGCAGGCGGCAAACACGCTGGAGATTGCGCTGGCGACCATGGTGGCCCTTGCCAATGTGGAATCCCAGGGCAATGGTTTCTTTGATAACGGCAAGGCGGTGATTTTGTATGAGCGGCATATCTTCTATCGCCAGATTGCTGTTACCGACCAGGCCCAGGCAAATGTGCTGGCCGAGCGTTACCCGAATCTGTGTAACCCCAAGCCCGGTGGCTATATCGGCGGCGCCAATGAATACAGCCGGCTGCGCGCAGCCTGCTCACTCGATATGGACGCGGCCATTGAGGCGTGCAGCTGGGGCATGTTCCAGATAATGGGCATGCACTGGCAATCTCTGGGGTATGACTCCGCTATTGCCATGAGCCGCGCCATGGCCGCCAGTGAAGCCGAACAGCTCAATGCCCTGGTCAAGTTCATCATGGCCGACAGCAAACTGCACCAGGCATTGCAGCAACGCAAATGGGGCGAATTCGCCAAGCGTTACAACGGCCCTAACTATCAGGCCAACAACTATGACATCAAGCTGGCGCGCAGTTATCAGCAGCTCGATGTGCTGCTGAAGGAACAGGGTTATGAGTAA
- a CDS encoding putative holin: MVIGAFTGSLLFIISDDSSGHWRKAGLFIISFLGGLLCAQWAANLLSLALPSTIAVNPAMASIIAAASVVRLLQKLTSEPDTLLDFIRSFRGKK, translated from the coding sequence GTGGTCATTGGCGCCTTTACTGGCTCGTTGCTGTTCATCATCAGTGATGATAGCTCCGGCCATTGGCGTAAAGCCGGCCTGTTCATCATCTCGTTTCTGGGTGGTTTGCTGTGTGCCCAGTGGGCCGCCAATCTGCTCAGCCTGGCACTGCCCAGCACTATTGCGGTCAATCCGGCCATGGCGTCCATTATTGCCGCCGCCAGTGTCGTCAGGCTACTGCAGAAGCTCACCAGCGAACCTGACACCTTGCTTGATTTCATTCGTTCATTCAGGGGGAAGAAATGA
- a CDS encoding phage holin family protein: MTTLNALICLAIALRLALFVKRRYRPWISVLAYLLTVACGSQTLLALLHVGNPTHWSVLLANAVLAVLVFSANGNLAELFKSSAAHSRLSSWLLHQKPVKEKA, translated from the coding sequence ATGACCACACTCAATGCCCTCATCTGTCTCGCCATCGCGCTGCGCCTGGCGCTCTTTGTCAAACGCCGTTACCGTCCGTGGATTTCGGTGCTGGCCTATCTGCTGACAGTCGCCTGTGGCAGTCAGACCTTGCTGGCACTGCTGCATGTCGGCAACCCCACCCACTGGAGCGTGTTACTGGCAAACGCGGTGTTAGCCGTGCTGGTATTCAGCGCCAACGGCAATCTGGCGGAACTGTTCAAGAGCAGCGCTGCCCACTCACGGCTGTCGAGCTGGTTACTACATCAAAAACCCGTTAAGGAGAAAGCATGA